In one window of Photobacterium leiognathi DNA:
- the ubiG gene encoding bifunctional 2-polyprenyl-6-hydroxyphenol methylase/3-demethylubiquinol 3-O-methyltransferase UbiG, whose protein sequence is MSKPLNVDPAEISKFEDMASRWWDLEGEFKPLHQINPLRLNYVIDHANGLFGKKVLDVGCGGGILAESMAIEGAEVTGLDMGKEPLTVARLHALETGTKLDYIQSTAEEHAEEHQAYYDVITCMEMLEHVPDPASIIAACAKMVKPGGHVFFSTLNRNIKSYLFAIVGAEHVMRLVPKGTHDHNKFIRPSELMAMIDKTALEDRHIIGLHYNPLTNTYSLGTNVDVNYIVHTQKQD, encoded by the coding sequence ATGAGCAAACCACTAAATGTAGATCCTGCTGAGATCAGTAAATTCGAAGATATGGCCTCACGTTGGTGGGATCTTGAAGGTGAATTCAAACCGCTTCACCAAATCAACCCGCTTCGTCTTAACTATGTTATCGATCATGCTAATGGTCTATTTGGCAAGAAAGTTCTCGATGTTGGCTGTGGTGGCGGTATTCTGGCTGAAAGCATGGCAATTGAAGGTGCAGAAGTCACTGGTCTTGATATGGGTAAAGAGCCCCTAACTGTTGCTCGTTTACATGCTTTAGAAACAGGAACCAAGCTTGATTACATTCAATCAACAGCAGAAGAGCATGCTGAAGAACATCAAGCATATTACGATGTGATCACTTGTATGGAAATGCTAGAGCATGTCCCTGATCCTGCGTCAATCATTGCTGCTTGTGCGAAGATGGTAAAACCCGGCGGGCATGTTTTCTTCTCAACTTTAAACCGTAATATTAAGTCTTACTTATTTGCGATCGTAGGTGCGGAGCATGTTATGCGTTTAGTGCCTAAAGGTACGCATGATCACAATAAATTTATTCGCCCATCAGAACTAATGGCGATGATTGATAAAACCGCATTAGAAGATCGTCATATTATAGGTTTACACTACAATCCTCTAACTAACACTTATAGCCTAGGAACAAATGTTGACGTGAACTACATTGTTCATACCCAAAAGCAAGATTAA
- the gyrA gene encoding DNA topoisomerase (ATP-hydrolyzing) subunit A, whose protein sequence is MSDLAKEITPINIEEELKSSYLDYAMSVIVGRALPDVRDGLKPVHRRVLFAMNVLGNDWNKAYKKSARVVGDVIGKYHPHGDSAVYDTIVRMAQPFSLRYMLVDGQGNFGSIDGDSAAAMRYTEVRMAKIAHELLADLDKETVDYVPNYDGTEQIPAVLPTKIPNLLVNGSSGIAVGMATNIPPHNLGEVIDGCLAYINDEDITIDQLMEYIPGPDFPTAAMISGRKGIVDAYKTGRGKVYMRAKAEIEADKNGKETIVVHEIPYQVNKARLIEKIAELVKDKKVEGISALRDESDKDGMRIVIECKRDAVGEVVLNNLYAQTQLQTTFGINMVALDNGQPKIFNLKEMLKCFVNHRREVVTRRTIYELRKARDRAHILEGLALALANIDEIIELIRRAPTPAEAKAGLIARGWDLGNVAAMLERAGTDAARPEWLEAQFGIRDNQYYLTEQQAQAILDLRLHKLTGLEHEKILEEYKALLDEIAELMHILSSSERLMEVIREELELVKEQFSDVRRTEITAASHDIDMEDLITQEDVVVTLSHEGYVKYQILSDYEAQRRGGKGKAATRMKEEDFIERLLVANTHDTILCFSSRGRMYWLKVYQLPLASRTARGKPIVNILPLEENERITAILPVREYEADKFVFMATADGTVKKTPLTDFSRPRSAGIIAVNLRDEDTLIGVDITDGQNDIMLFSKAGKVVRFSEEQVRGMGRTAAGVRGIKLAESDKVVSLIVPHNEGDVLTVTENGYGKRTELAEYPAKSRATQGVVSIKVSERNGSVVGAVQAEDGDEFMMITNGGTLVRTRVAEVSRVGRNTQGVTLIRTAEDEQVVGLQRIDEPEEELIEDAELVEGDAVENTEQPYC, encoded by the coding sequence ATGAGCGATCTTGCAAAAGAGATCACGCCCATAAATATTGAAGAGGAGCTGAAAAGCTCTTATCTCGACTATGCGATGTCAGTAATCGTAGGTCGTGCTCTTCCTGATGTGCGTGATGGCCTTAAGCCAGTACACCGCCGCGTTTTATTCGCGATGAATGTACTAGGCAATGACTGGAATAAAGCATATAAAAAATCTGCCCGTGTGGTAGGTGATGTGATCGGTAAATATCACCCACACGGTGATAGCGCTGTGTACGACACAATCGTACGTATGGCTCAACCATTCTCGTTGCGCTACATGCTCGTAGATGGTCAAGGTAACTTTGGTTCAATCGATGGCGACTCTGCAGCTGCGATGCGTTATACCGAAGTTCGTATGGCTAAAATCGCGCATGAGTTACTTGCTGATTTAGACAAAGAAACTGTGGATTATGTACCTAACTACGATGGTACAGAGCAAATTCCAGCAGTATTACCAACTAAGATCCCTAACTTACTAGTGAATGGTTCTTCTGGTATTGCTGTAGGTATGGCGACAAATATTCCACCTCATAACTTAGGCGAAGTGATCGACGGCTGTTTGGCTTACATCAACGATGAAGACATCACCATCGATCAGCTAATGGAATACATTCCTGGTCCTGACTTCCCGACAGCTGCAATGATCAGCGGTCGTAAAGGGATTGTTGACGCTTATAAAACTGGCCGCGGTAAAGTTTACATGCGCGCTAAAGCGGAAATTGAAGCGGATAAGAATGGTAAAGAAACCATTGTTGTTCACGAAATCCCGTACCAAGTTAACAAGGCTCGCTTGATCGAGAAGATTGCTGAGCTCGTTAAAGATAAGAAAGTTGAAGGCATCAGTGCACTACGCGACGAATCTGATAAAGATGGTATGCGTATTGTTATCGAATGTAAGCGTGACGCTGTGGGTGAAGTGGTGCTAAACAACCTTTACGCACAAACTCAGCTACAAACTACATTCGGTATCAACATGGTTGCACTAGATAATGGTCAACCAAAGATCTTTAACCTTAAAGAGATGCTTAAGTGCTTCGTTAACCACCGTCGTGAAGTGGTGACTCGTCGTACAATTTACGAATTACGTAAAGCGCGTGATCGTGCTCATATCCTTGAAGGTCTTGCATTAGCATTGGCTAACATTGATGAAATCATTGAGCTGATCCGCCGTGCACCAACACCTGCAGAAGCGAAAGCTGGCTTAATTGCACGTGGTTGGGATCTAGGTAACGTAGCTGCAATGCTTGAGCGTGCAGGTACAGATGCTGCACGTCCTGAATGGTTAGAAGCACAGTTCGGTATTCGTGATAACCAGTACTACCTAACAGAGCAACAAGCACAAGCAATTCTTGATCTACGTCTGCACAAGCTAACTGGTCTTGAGCATGAAAAGATCCTTGAAGAATACAAAGCACTACTTGATGAAATCGCAGAACTAATGCACATCCTTTCAAGCTCTGAGCGCTTGATGGAAGTGATCCGCGAAGAACTAGAGTTAGTGAAAGAGCAGTTCAGCGACGTACGTCGTACTGAGATCACTGCAGCTAGCCACGACATCGATATGGAAGATCTGATCACCCAAGAAGATGTTGTTGTAACACTATCTCACGAAGGTTACGTTAAGTACCAAATTCTAAGCGACTACGAAGCACAGCGTCGTGGTGGTAAAGGTAAAGCAGCAACGCGCATGAAGGAAGAAGACTTCATTGAGCGTCTACTGGTTGCTAATACTCACGATACGATCCTATGTTTCTCTAGCCGTGGCCGTATGTACTGGTTGAAGGTATACCAATTACCATTAGCTAGCCGTACTGCACGTGGCAAGCCAATCGTAAATATTCTTCCGCTTGAAGAAAATGAACGTATTACTGCGATCCTTCCTGTACGTGAATACGAAGCTGATAAGTTTGTATTTATGGCAACTGCTGACGGTACAGTGAAGAAGACACCGCTAACTGACTTTAGCCGTCCACGTAGTGCAGGTATCATTGCTGTTAACCTTCGTGATGAAGATACCCTAATTGGTGTTGATATCACTGATGGTCAGAATGACATCATGCTGTTCTCGAAGGCGGGTAAAGTTGTTCGCTTCTCTGAAGAGCAAGTACGTGGCATGGGCCGCACTGCGGCAGGTGTTCGTGGTATCAAGCTGGCTGAAAGCGATAAAGTGGTTTCACTGATTGTTCCTCACAACGAGGGTGATGTACTGACTGTAACTGAAAATGGTTATGGTAAACGTACAGAGCTTGCTGAATACCCAGCGAAGAGCCGTGCAACACAAGGTGTTGTATCAATCAAGGTATCTGAACGTAACGGTAGCGTTGTTGGTGCTGTCCAAGCAGAAGACGGCGATGAGTTTATGATGATCACGAACGGCGGTACGCTTGTACGTACTCGTGTTGCTGAAGTGAGCCGCGTTGGTCGTAATACGCAAGGTGTAACACTTATTCGTACTGCTGAAGACGAGCAAGTTGTTGGCCTACAGCGCATTGATGAGCCTGAAGAAGAGTTGATTGAAGATGCTGAATTAGTAGAAGGTGATGCTGTTGAAAATACAGAACAACCGTACTGTTGA
- a CDS encoding EAL domain-containing protein, whose protein sequence is MTTIKSYYNDYIKDISIVFLLLLPLTICNAITVFVGHALSMAEFSDAANKFFYFSDLLIAIYPITLCIITSYYISTKHGMNAMVVVPYSLLLLTAVSIPNGLVAANTGLPNNPLIALLAAIISALCCVSFRLDPLDPSRIDFVKRLYKQAAHFFSFLLLTLMLAKITEIVIQLSQGASKFIALNPLTFFGGLAYQFILGLLGAVGINGHNFLFRAKQQLFEDTQLHLAAWQAGDAPLPILGQGFYDAFMSMGGSGNTISLLLCILLFSKDRRHIALAISAIPLVIFNINELLLFGLPIIFNPLLIVPFVFVPLVSFVVVYSAMSLGLVNHVGTIVDWMTPPFISGYIATQNSFGGVILQFVVITLGTLIYRPFYLNYVGRSRQSNMTMTRQSEIESSTLKAFLGDVNKAMGSYVSKHDISRRVNNMLNNGEFVMHYQPQVNMKNPSHLSFESLVRYKDKTGKLILPVFIDDFYQLGAIKQLDQMVIDLVLTDMKKLPLEHGCKVSVNISAESIADPAIIHFVVERLRFYEIEPSSLEIEITEEAIITNDKQIAKNIEALQALGITVAIDDFGSGYASFPHLLKFNFDKVKLDRSLLLNTQNEREKNLYQLLAKISEVTGCVLVAEGVETEIEEQFVASCGIDIIQGYYFSRPMPLDDAQQWASNKIHA, encoded by the coding sequence ATGACGACAATTAAGTCATATTACAATGATTATATTAAAGATATTTCTATTGTCTTTTTATTATTATTGCCATTAACAATATGTAACGCAATTACAGTTTTTGTCGGTCATGCTCTGAGTATGGCTGAGTTTTCTGATGCCGCAAATAAGTTCTTTTATTTTTCTGACTTATTGATTGCTATTTATCCAATCACGCTGTGTATTATTACGAGTTATTATATTTCAACTAAACATGGTATGAATGCCATGGTTGTTGTGCCGTATTCATTACTCTTATTAACAGCGGTTTCAATTCCAAATGGTTTAGTCGCGGCTAATACAGGCTTGCCTAATAACCCGTTAATTGCATTGCTAGCGGCGATTATATCCGCGTTGTGCTGTGTTTCTTTTCGTTTAGATCCACTCGATCCGTCACGTATCGATTTTGTAAAACGATTGTATAAGCAAGCGGCACATTTCTTTAGCTTTTTACTATTAACATTAATGCTGGCAAAAATAACTGAAATTGTTATTCAGTTAAGTCAAGGTGCAAGTAAATTTATTGCATTAAATCCTCTGACATTTTTTGGCGGATTAGCTTACCAGTTTATTCTAGGTTTATTAGGTGCGGTTGGGATCAATGGTCATAACTTCCTATTTCGTGCTAAACAGCAGCTATTTGAAGATACTCAACTGCATTTAGCTGCGTGGCAAGCAGGGGATGCACCTTTACCAATTTTAGGGCAAGGCTTTTATGATGCTTTCATGTCGATGGGGGGATCAGGTAATACAATCAGCCTATTGCTTTGTATCTTATTGTTCTCGAAAGATCGTCGTCATATTGCGTTAGCTATTTCAGCTATTCCGTTAGTGATTTTTAATATTAATGAACTATTACTATTTGGATTACCAATCATCTTTAACCCATTGCTGATTGTGCCGTTTGTTTTTGTACCTTTAGTTAGCTTTGTTGTTGTGTATAGTGCCATGTCATTAGGTTTGGTGAACCATGTTGGTACTATTGTTGATTGGATGACTCCACCTTTTATTAGTGGTTATATTGCCACACAAAATAGTTTTGGAGGCGTGATATTACAGTTTGTAGTGATCACATTAGGTACGCTGATTTATCGTCCGTTTTATTTAAATTATGTTGGTCGTAGTCGTCAAAGTAATATGACGATGACACGTCAATCTGAAATTGAAAGTTCTACACTAAAAGCATTTTTAGGTGATGTGAATAAGGCGATGGGTAGTTATGTCAGTAAGCATGATATTAGTCGTCGTGTGAATAATATGCTGAATAACGGTGAGTTTGTGATGCACTATCAGCCTCAAGTGAATATGAAAAATCCTTCACACTTATCTTTTGAGTCGTTAGTACGTTATAAAGATAAAACAGGTAAGTTAATTCTACCTGTGTTTATTGATGACTTTTATCAACTTGGTGCTATAAAGCAGTTAGATCAAATGGTGATTGATCTGGTATTAACGGATATGAAAAAGTTACCGCTTGAGCATGGTTGTAAAGTATCGGTGAATATTTCTGCTGAAAGTATTGCCGATCCTGCGATTATTCATTTCGTTGTAGAGCGATTACGTTTTTACGAGATTGAGCCATCTAGTTTAGAAATTGAAATTACAGAAGAAGCGATTATTACCAATGACAAACAGATCGCAAAAAATATTGAAGCGTTACAAGCGTTAGGTATTACTGTTGCTATTGATGACTTTGGTTCAGGTTATGCGTCATTCCCGCATTTGCTGAAGTTTAATTTCGATAAAGTGAAACTTGATCGTTCGTTATTATTGAACACACAAAATGAGCGAGAGAAAAATCTCTATCAGTTATTAGCCAAGATCAGCGAAGTAACAGGTTGTGTGTTAGTGGCGGAAGGTGTGGAAACTGAAATTGAAGAGCAGTTTGTTGCTAGTTGCGGTATTGATATTATCCAAGGTTATTATTTTTCAAGACCAATGCCACTAGATGATGCTCAACAATGGGCAAGCAATAAAATTCATGCTTAA
- a CDS encoding sensor histidine kinase, producing MDKVIASKLKHYPSIYRKVGLSVSFMAFSMFVLFWIVIYIAENQLEVISLHHWLDKESTQYVIDYDKMGEQAPLPNNSEFKSYWSLKSLPEWLAPYNKPGFYEHLRGTEDKHFIVFKHPSGKGLMYVVYQDDADDYLDDYEDSLHYFTFIFGVLLSLIMGAYSFYFIRSLSHPFAQIENKIGQMQPSHNEFSIDTQYKETREIEQALLDSKREIANYFQREKEFSRFASHELRTPIMIIQGSADLLDKVPNQPNVAKKAIKRLHQASDEMKILTETFLLLGKHEIEPHHLVTCHLADELEKQLQIMAPLFAKQDTHYQLSISNPGTVTAPLSFITIIINNLIKNAFSYSVGDIMIELNEDTLKIVNRHDGNETYNQGYGCGLVIVQRICERMHWPFNISNDYVNFNVKVEFSSPTN from the coding sequence ATGGACAAGGTTATCGCATCAAAGCTTAAGCACTATCCAAGTATCTACCGCAAAGTCGGATTGAGTGTCAGTTTCATGGCATTCAGTATGTTTGTGCTATTTTGGATCGTCATTTATATCGCTGAAAATCAACTAGAGGTGATAAGCCTACATCACTGGTTAGATAAAGAATCCACTCAATATGTGATTGACTATGACAAAATGGGTGAACAAGCTCCGCTTCCTAACAATAGTGAGTTTAAAAGTTATTGGAGCTTAAAGTCTTTACCTGAGTGGTTAGCTCCTTATAACAAACCCGGATTTTATGAGCATTTACGGGGTACTGAAGATAAACATTTCATTGTTTTTAAGCACCCTTCTGGCAAAGGATTGATGTACGTTGTGTATCAAGACGATGCTGATGACTATCTAGATGATTATGAAGATAGCTTGCATTACTTCACCTTTATTTTTGGTGTTTTGCTTTCATTGATCATGGGGGCATACAGTTTTTACTTTATTCGTTCACTATCACACCCGTTTGCCCAAATCGAAAATAAAATCGGGCAAATGCAGCCAAGCCACAATGAATTTAGTATTGATACACAATACAAAGAAACCCGTGAAATAGAACAAGCATTACTTGATAGTAAGCGTGAAATTGCCAATTACTTTCAGCGAGAAAAAGAGTTCAGTCGCTTTGCCTCTCACGAGCTTCGTACGCCTATTATGATCATTCAAGGCTCCGCTGACTTATTAGATAAAGTACCTAACCAGCCTAATGTTGCAAAAAAAGCGATTAAACGCTTACATCAAGCCAGTGATGAAATGAAGATCTTAACGGAGACTTTTTTACTTTTAGGTAAACATGAGATCGAACCTCACCATTTAGTCACTTGTCATCTTGCCGATGAATTAGAAAAGCAACTGCAAATTATGGCACCGCTGTTTGCAAAGCAAGATACGCATTACCAATTGAGTATTAGCAACCCTGGTACTGTTACTGCACCGCTCAGCTTTATCACCATCATTATTAATAACTTAATAAAGAATGCATTTAGTTATAGTGTGGGTGATATCATGATCGAGCTAAATGAAGACACACTTAAAATCGTCAATCGCCATGACGGTAATGAGACTTATAATCAAGGATATGGCTGTGGTTTGGTGATTGTTCAGCGTATTTGCGAAAGAATGCACTGGCCGTTTAACATCAGTAACGATTACGTAAATTTTAATGTGAAAGTCGAATTTTCATCGCCAACAAATTAA
- a CDS encoding response regulator transcription factor — MKILIVDDNYQIVETISDYLELENNIVDCAYHGEGALKLIEDNHYDVIIMDIMMPKIDGISAVEKIRADLLCGTPILFLSAKDTLDDKIAAFKVGGDDYLLKPFAMEELCLRIQALANRGQRKDIGILSFADIQINNQTDEVRRDDQVIKLSRIQLKILKLLIRQAPNIVTRQQIMETIWGDESPCSDALRSHIYGLRNAIDKGFSESRLETIHGQGYRIKA; from the coding sequence GTGAAAATTCTTATAGTTGATGATAACTACCAAATTGTTGAAACCATCTCTGACTATTTAGAGCTTGAAAACAATATTGTTGATTGCGCTTATCATGGCGAAGGCGCGCTAAAACTTATCGAAGATAATCATTATGATGTGATCATCATGGATATCATGATGCCTAAAATTGACGGTATTTCCGCGGTTGAAAAAATACGTGCAGATCTTCTATGCGGTACGCCTATTCTATTTCTATCCGCAAAAGATACGTTAGATGACAAAATTGCCGCATTTAAAGTCGGTGGTGATGATTACCTACTCAAACCTTTTGCCATGGAAGAGCTATGTCTACGTATTCAAGCGCTAGCAAATCGAGGACAACGTAAAGACATCGGTATTTTAAGTTTTGCAGACATTCAAATTAATAACCAAACTGATGAAGTACGTAGAGACGATCAGGTTATTAAGTTAAGTCGTATTCAACTCAAAATTCTTAAGCTACTGATCCGTCAAGCGCCTAACATTGTCACCCGCCAGCAAATCATGGAAACCATCTGGGGTGATGAATCACCATGTAGTGATGCATTACGAAGCCATATTTACGGCTTACGCAATGCGATTGATAAAGGCTTTTCTGAATCACGACTAGAGACTATTCATGGACAAGGTTATCGCATCAAAGCTTAA
- a CDS encoding DUF5666 domain-containing protein, with amino-acid sequence MKKLVLAALVGFVLTGCGGGGGSDESKPTPPPVVDVKPVAAQGAINKVNYANKTVEVNGHTYQVERVQYGSNNKLPINEKLSINDLEPNMMVQVSTQAKSGAVVYIEPTMVGMISSISPDRKTFVVNGVTLTFDMNAEFKPLDWVMVSSLPQATADGLGYKVLSVVKIEQDDVDGQYEIEGRLSNLDQNTQTFKLGANTNIYFGDAIIEDNATLTNGQWVEVKGQMINEEFHATEVEVETYDDSDNDHEIEGIVTWVNSDKSQFELNARGRFVVNSQTRFEDGSKVNLVAGELVEVTAVNGIAKEIEFERDFGGETGGWHEFEHEGHVYSVGYDHFMIAGETFYVDAYTEFEDNLKLETLNGVYIDVEGVIIDGKKVAREIEREDD; translated from the coding sequence ATGAAAAAGTTAGTATTAGCAGCGTTGGTAGGTTTTGTTCTGACAGGTTGTGGTGGCGGCGGTGGTAGTGATGAGAGTAAACCAACACCTCCACCTGTTGTCGATGTAAAACCAGTAGCAGCACAAGGCGCAATTAATAAGGTTAATTACGCTAATAAGACAGTAGAAGTGAACGGACACACTTATCAGGTTGAGCGTGTTCAATATGGTAGTAACAATAAATTACCTATTAACGAAAAGCTATCCATCAACGATCTTGAGCCAAATATGATGGTTCAGGTGTCAACGCAAGCGAAAAGCGGTGCTGTGGTTTATATTGAACCAACAATGGTTGGTATGATTTCATCGATTAGCCCTGATCGTAAAACCTTTGTTGTAAATGGTGTGACGTTAACTTTTGATATGAATGCTGAGTTTAAACCTTTGGACTGGGTGATGGTGTCTTCACTACCACAAGCAACAGCTGATGGTCTTGGTTATAAAGTTTTATCAGTAGTTAAAATCGAGCAAGATGATGTTGATGGTCAATATGAAATTGAAGGTCGACTAAGCAATCTAGATCAAAACACGCAAACCTTTAAGTTAGGTGCTAACACAAATATATACTTTGGTGATGCGATTATTGAAGACAATGCGACGTTAACAAATGGTCAGTGGGTCGAAGTGAAAGGTCAAATGATCAATGAAGAGTTTCATGCAACTGAAGTGGAAGTTGAAACTTATGATGACTCAGACAATGATCATGAGATTGAAGGTATTGTGACTTGGGTAAACAGTGACAAATCTCAGTTTGAGTTAAATGCCCGTGGACGTTTTGTTGTAAATTCACAAACTCGCTTTGAAGATGGTAGCAAAGTTAATTTAGTTGCTGGTGAACTTGTTGAAGTGACTGCAGTTAACGGAATTGCGAAAGAAATTGAATTTGAGCGCGATTTTGGTGGCGAAACGGGTGGCTGGCATGAGTTTGAGCATGAAGGTCATGTGTATTCAGTTGGTTATGACCACTTCATGATTGCAGGTGAAACATTCTATGTTGATGCTTATACTGAGTTTGAAGACAACTTAAAACTAGAAACTTTAAATGGTGTATACATCGATGTTGAAGGCGTGATCATTGATGGTAAGAAAGTCGCACGTGAAATTGAGCGTGAAGATGACTAA
- a CDS encoding nucleotide triphosphate diphosphatase NUDT15, whose translation MTTTPMVGIGIIVVNEQNQILIGKRKNSHAPYYSIPGGHMEIGETFSQCAIREVEEETGLIIDNPTVIAVTNNLDTYNECGKHYISVTLLATSYHGELQLREPDKCEGWQWVEPHNVPSPQFDASEQAIQCYLENRFCINE comes from the coding sequence ATGACAACGACACCAATGGTCGGTATTGGCATTATTGTTGTTAATGAGCAGAACCAAATTCTGATTGGCAAACGAAAAAACAGTCATGCTCCTTATTATTCCATCCCTGGCGGTCATATGGAGATAGGTGAGACTTTCAGCCAATGTGCTATACGTGAAGTGGAAGAAGAAACAGGTTTAATCATCGACAATCCAACTGTTATTGCCGTAACTAACAACCTTGATACTTATAATGAGTGTGGTAAGCATTATATCAGCGTGACGCTACTTGCGACGTCTTACCACGGTGAATTGCAATTAAGAGAACCAGATAAATGTGAAGGTTGGCAATGGGTAGAGCCACACAATGTTCCTAGCCCTCAATTTGATGCCAGTGAACAAGCCATTCAGTGCTATTTAGAAAATCGTTTCTGTATCAATGAATAA
- the aroA gene encoding 3-phosphoshikimate 1-carboxyvinyltransferase — protein sequence MESITLQPIAKINGEVNLPGSKSVSNRALLLAALAKGTTRLTNLLDSDDIRHMLNGLKLLGVNYQLSDDKTVCEVQGLGHAFSPKQALELYLGNAGTAMRPLAAALCLGGGEFILTGEPRMKERPIGHLVDALRSAGADIEYLENENYPPLKIKGTGLKGGEVEIDGSISSQFLTAFLMAAPLAKADTVIRIKGDLVSKPYIDITLHIMAQFGVEVENRDYQEFVVKGNQSYVSPSDFLVEGDASSASYFLAAAAIKGGEVKVTGIGKKSIQGDVQFADALAAMGAEIEWGDDYVISRCGELTAVDMDFNHIPDAAMTIATTALFAKGTTSIRNVYNWRVKETDRLSAMATELRKVGAEVEEGEDYITIVPPSNLQHAAIDTYDDHRMAMCFSLVALSDTPVTINDPKCTSKTFPDYFDKLSALSR from the coding sequence ATGGAAAGTATAACGTTACAGCCGATCGCTAAGATTAATGGCGAAGTGAATTTACCGGGCTCAAAGAGCGTTTCAAATCGTGCCCTTTTATTGGCTGCGTTAGCAAAGGGGACAACACGTTTAACCAACTTATTAGATAGTGATGATATTCGCCACATGCTTAACGGATTAAAGCTGCTGGGCGTTAATTATCAATTATCAGATGATAAAACCGTATGTGAAGTTCAAGGTTTAGGTCATGCATTTTCACCAAAGCAAGCTCTTGAATTGTATTTAGGTAATGCGGGAACAGCAATGCGTCCATTGGCTGCTGCTTTATGTTTAGGTGGCGGTGAGTTCATATTAACTGGTGAGCCTCGTATGAAAGAGCGCCCAATTGGTCACCTTGTTGATGCGTTGCGCAGTGCTGGTGCGGATATTGAATATTTAGAAAATGAAAATTACCCACCACTAAAAATTAAAGGTACTGGTCTTAAAGGTGGAGAAGTTGAGATCGATGGTTCAATTTCAAGTCAGTTCTTAACCGCATTTTTGATGGCTGCGCCGCTTGCTAAAGCTGATACCGTGATCCGTATTAAAGGTGATCTGGTTTCTAAACCTTATATTGATATTACTCTTCATATCATGGCGCAATTTGGTGTCGAAGTTGAAAACCGTGATTATCAAGAGTTTGTTGTCAAAGGCAATCAGAGCTATGTTTCTCCTAGTGACTTTCTGGTCGAGGGTGATGCGTCGTCTGCATCATACTTCTTAGCCGCTGCTGCGATTAAAGGTGGTGAAGTGAAAGTAACAGGGATTGGCAAAAAGAGTATCCAAGGTGATGTTCAATTTGCTGATGCTTTAGCAGCAATGGGTGCTGAGATTGAGTGGGGCGATGATTATGTGATTTCACGTTGTGGTGAGTTAACCGCTGTCGATATGGATTTCAATCATATTCCTGATGCCGCAATGACGATTGCAACAACAGCGCTGTTTGCTAAGGGAACAACGTCGATTCGTAACGTGTATAACTGGCGTGTGAAAGAAACAGATCGTTTATCTGCAATGGCAACTGAGCTTCGCAAAGTAGGTGCGGAAGTGGAAGAGGGGGAGGATTATATCACCATCGTTCCACCATCAAATCTACAACATGCAGCCATTGATACCTACGACGACCACCGTATGGCAATGTGTTTCTCGCTGGTGGCATTAAGTGATACACCTGTGACGATTAACGATCCAAAATGTACATCGAAAACATTCCCTGATTATTTCGATAAGTTAAGTGCCTTAAGTCGTTAA